One stretch of Streptomyces sp. NBC_01363 DNA includes these proteins:
- a CDS encoding DUF397 domain-containing protein: MRTHDHWQKSSHCAQGDSCVHVATDAGGGVRLTESSDPTGAILRTTPGVWAALVRTLKERPHRG; encoded by the coding sequence ATGCGCACACACGACCACTGGCAGAAGTCATCCCACTGCGCCCAGGGCGACTCGTGCGTCCACGTCGCCACGGACGCCGGCGGAGGGGTCAGACTCACCGAGAGCAGCGACCCCACCGGAGCGATACTCCGCACCACACCGGGCGTGTGGGCCGCCCTCGTACGCACCCTCAAGGAGCGTCCCCACCGGGGCTGA
- a CDS encoding DUF397 domain-containing protein, with the protein MNEHAWQRSSYCGQGESCVHVAPGADGGVKLTESGDPTGAILRTTPGVWAVFVRTLKESRAHG; encoded by the coding sequence ATGAACGAGCACGCATGGCAGAGGTCCTCGTACTGCGGACAAGGCGAATCCTGCGTCCATGTCGCCCCGGGCGCCGACGGCGGCGTCAAGCTCACTGAAAGCGGCGACCCCACCGGAGCGATACTCCGCACCACACCGGGCGTGTGGGCCGTCTTCGTACGCACTCTCAAGGAGAGCCGAGCCCATGGCTGA
- a CDS encoding DUF6177 family protein, whose product MTQDVIALTPQMPDTRTLLAGLLAGGPDLLVNRAGDGSVAQLCTAAGQALVSLEAPRYVQVPGEVARLLGPDVRAESPVWWTEARATSSVEGAARLAGSVAGRLVAVHGGTVWPREAGHTDVVADLADAVTEATPLGVDLLTEKAAVVIQGRPVIAATTWLTDVVRNAARTGRELQLVTPPSTRLTFPARTLLDGLPSRWVVSDPGCGYYDGLSGSVLRWHDGRFTHAATDGPQVADAFRPRPGTEDERQLLLSIRTVHPADEHLVLGGALEQAWRTLTGAPPAGWATAEPVSVPWSPRQLTDLARTRAQQSLPTWAVAIGTPDHPAIATVRTARTHLGVEEHITLAVGYRADQHAPVAAMPELAESLAARHNLATMIGQLRTARADLTTPAHHEPPPVPLSFTLGPDAVAELEADRTPFAPTRLGPAARPALHYALGDGTDPAAWQRLRQINDHVTAGTSRG is encoded by the coding sequence ATGACCCAGGACGTCATAGCCCTCACCCCGCAGATGCCGGACACCAGGACGCTGTTGGCCGGGCTCCTCGCCGGCGGTCCCGATCTGCTTGTGAACCGGGCGGGCGACGGGTCTGTCGCTCAGCTGTGCACGGCTGCCGGGCAGGCGCTGGTGTCGCTCGAGGCACCCCGGTACGTCCAAGTGCCGGGCGAGGTAGCCAGGTTGCTCGGGCCGGACGTGCGCGCGGAGTCGCCCGTGTGGTGGACCGAGGCGCGGGCGACCAGTTCCGTGGAGGGGGCCGCGCGGCTGGCCGGGTCCGTCGCCGGGCGGCTGGTCGCCGTGCACGGGGGCACCGTCTGGCCGCGCGAGGCCGGTCACACCGATGTCGTGGCCGATCTCGCCGACGCCGTCACGGAAGCGACACCTCTGGGCGTCGACCTGCTCACCGAGAAGGCCGCCGTCGTCATCCAGGGCCGTCCCGTGATCGCTGCCACGACCTGGCTGACGGACGTGGTGCGCAACGCGGCCCGCACCGGACGCGAACTCCAGCTCGTCACCCCGCCCAGCACCCGGCTCACCTTCCCCGCCCGCACGCTGCTGGACGGGCTGCCCTCCCGCTGGGTCGTGAGCGACCCCGGGTGCGGTTACTACGACGGCCTCTCCGGGTCCGTACTGCGCTGGCACGACGGGCGATTCACCCACGCCGCCACCGACGGACCCCAGGTCGCGGACGCCTTCCGGCCCCGACCCGGCACCGAAGACGAACGGCAACTGCTGCTCTCCATCCGTACGGTCCACCCCGCCGACGAGCACCTCGTCCTGGGCGGCGCCCTGGAACAGGCCTGGCGCACCCTCACCGGAGCCCCGCCCGCCGGATGGGCAACCGCCGAACCCGTCAGCGTGCCATGGTCACCACGGCAGTTGACCGACCTGGCCCGCACCCGCGCCCAGCAGTCCCTGCCCACCTGGGCCGTCGCGATCGGCACCCCCGACCACCCGGCGATCGCCACCGTGCGCACCGCCCGCACCCACCTCGGCGTCGAGGAGCACATCACGCTGGCCGTCGGCTACCGCGCCGATCAGCACGCCCCGGTGGCCGCCATGCCCGAACTGGCCGAATCCCTGGCCGCCAGGCACAACCTCGCCACGATGATCGGCCAACTGCGCACCGCACGCGCGGATCTGACCACCCCGGCCCACCACGAGCCACCCCCGGTGCCGCTCTCCTTCACCCTCGGCCCCGACGCCGTGGCCGAGCTCGAAGCGGACCGCACACCCTTCGCACCGACCCGGCTCGGCCCTGCCGCCCGGCCCGCCCTGCACTACGCACTCGGCGACGGCACCGACCCCGCCGCCTGGCAACGCCTGCGGCAGATCAACGACCACGTGACCGCCGGTACCAGCAGGGGCTGA
- a CDS encoding helix-turn-helix transcriptional regulator, with protein MASRSTPGVRRLRLGTELRRLRDRAGLTATEGARLLGISQAQLSNIEASRFGVSAERLRAMARNYRCSDTAYVAGLLDLAGERSSGWWETFREVLPTPLLDIAELEHHATALRSANTSHIPGLLQTTDHAREIFRQVVPEFSRSDIEHRVNHRLQRQTLLDRPNPPAFRAVIHEAALRVPVGGPVVARNQLRHLLEQSEREHITIQVIPFAIGAYPGSGQTILYVHGSVPRLDTVSLDQSHGPALVDAEAELEAYRLLLARVEAVALAPDESRDFIHSLIADQ; from the coding sequence ATGGCCTCCAGAAGCACCCCTGGCGTGCGGCGGCTGCGCCTCGGGACCGAGTTGCGCAGACTGCGGGACCGCGCTGGGCTCACGGCCACGGAGGGCGCGCGTCTGCTCGGTATCAGCCAGGCTCAGCTCAGCAACATCGAGGCGAGCCGCTTCGGCGTGAGTGCGGAACGGCTGCGCGCGATGGCTCGCAACTATCGCTGCTCGGACACCGCGTACGTCGCAGGTTTGCTCGATCTCGCGGGGGAACGTTCGTCGGGCTGGTGGGAGACATTCCGCGAGGTGCTGCCTACCCCGTTGCTGGACATTGCAGAACTGGAGCACCATGCGACCGCGCTGCGATCTGCCAACACGTCCCATATCCCGGGGCTTCTCCAGACCACGGACCACGCCCGCGAGATCTTCCGGCAGGTGGTGCCGGAGTTCTCCCGCTCGGACATCGAGCATCGTGTGAACCACCGGCTTCAGCGCCAGACCCTTCTCGACCGACCGAATCCGCCAGCGTTTCGGGCGGTCATACACGAAGCCGCCCTCCGCGTCCCGGTGGGCGGTCCCGTCGTCGCCAGGAACCAGCTTCGGCATCTGCTCGAACAGAGTGAGCGAGAGCACATCACGATCCAGGTGATCCCGTTCGCAATCGGCGCCTATCCCGGATCTGGCCAGACCATCTTGTACGTACACGGCTCAGTGCCCCGTCTCGACACGGTTTCGTTGGACCAGTCGCACGGCCCTGCCCTGGTGGATGCCGAGGCGGAACTGGAGGCCTACCGCCTCCTGCTGGCACGCGTGGAGGCCGTGGCGCTGGCGCCGGACGAGTCCCGGGACTTCATCCACAGTCTGATTGCCGACCAGTGA